One Cedecea neteri DNA segment encodes these proteins:
- a CDS encoding EAL domain-containing protein, which produces MIIYKTIKKIAIALALCLLFIPFSRYISPTTLVDGHKTYLAYLPLSFIMAMIIIYGRSAIIPLTIGSLIIYSWLLDLAAVPLVAFIFCLLFPLLIASFITRSYVGRRWRFGLPNKGMGQRIFWLGFAAPLTIKLLMYLTGNAIAYPPELAPFFGGGSVIYMIVDVLNLVVASLIFTPLFYYPLRMALNPHFAVGFWRRCMRHYKQDKHRLYTPCWLVAWVLYLVLMCSPWHSELISGYLVPLVFVLFTLGIRRLDARLVSLLWGISAWVLLTYNTGFLQGVNTQYALSFILSVFISFTVCLLYMAISYHKNEWMKRVYHLQAQTDPLTKLPNLRALEEHILTYPTGALCCLRMANFEFLSRHYGMMMRIYCKKTIARELQPWLLEGEKIFQLPGSELLLFLREGETEARLTYFVEHLNNKKIPWHNAVLEIEYGASWGIVDSPKELQRMLGQLSYLAEKASDTQRVLGLDSRLQAVSGQTTERVLLLQKIKQAIDEEAFQLYAQPIVDGEGKGYHEILSRLVIGGQNITPDKFIPIVAEFNLSTRFDMMVMKMLLAWLAKHPGDEQQVRFSVNLMPLTLMQKEIAQQIVDLFEVYKVPTRAVVIEVTEEQAFSNSETSNQNIALLREKGFKIAIDDFGTGYANYERLKKLQADIIKIDGCFVRDITSDVMDKLIVKSICKLAAARSLSVVAEYVETQEQRDILLQLGVQYLQGYLVGKPEPLQKLKH; this is translated from the coding sequence CTGGTTGCTTGATTTAGCCGCTGTACCCCTTGTTGCTTTCATTTTCTGCCTGCTATTTCCTTTACTGATTGCCAGTTTTATTACCCGCAGCTATGTGGGGCGGCGCTGGCGTTTTGGACTCCCCAATAAAGGCATGGGGCAGCGCATTTTTTGGCTTGGTTTCGCGGCACCGCTGACCATTAAGCTGCTGATGTATCTTACAGGCAATGCTATTGCGTATCCGCCTGAGCTGGCGCCGTTCTTCGGTGGTGGTTCGGTTATCTATATGATTGTCGATGTGCTGAATCTTGTCGTGGCCTCGCTCATCTTTACACCCCTTTTCTATTACCCGCTGCGTATGGCATTGAACCCGCATTTTGCCGTCGGTTTTTGGCGGCGCTGCATGCGCCACTACAAGCAGGATAAGCACCGGCTCTATACCCCATGCTGGCTGGTTGCCTGGGTGTTGTATCTGGTGCTGATGTGTTCGCCGTGGCATAGCGAACTGATTTCCGGCTATCTGGTTCCGTTGGTCTTTGTGTTGTTTACGCTGGGAATACGTCGGCTTGACGCAAGGCTGGTATCTCTACTTTGGGGGATTTCGGCATGGGTGTTATTAACTTATAACACCGGTTTTTTGCAGGGTGTTAATACGCAATACGCCCTGTCCTTTATTTTATCCGTCTTTATTTCCTTTACCGTTTGCCTGTTGTATATGGCCATTTCCTACCATAAGAACGAATGGATGAAGCGCGTGTATCACCTGCAGGCGCAGACGGACCCTTTAACAAAATTACCGAATTTACGCGCGCTTGAAGAACATATTCTGACCTATCCAACCGGTGCGCTTTGCTGCCTGAGGATGGCTAACTTTGAGTTTCTTAGCCGACATTACGGCATGATGATGCGAATTTATTGCAAGAAAACCATTGCCAGAGAATTACAGCCCTGGCTGCTGGAGGGGGAAAAAATATTTCAGCTTCCGGGCAGTGAGCTGCTCTTGTTTTTACGCGAGGGTGAAACAGAAGCCCGGCTGACCTATTTTGTTGAGCACTTGAATAATAAAAAAATCCCCTGGCACAACGCTGTCCTCGAGATTGAATACGGGGCTTCCTGGGGCATTGTGGATTCTCCGAAAGAACTGCAGCGTATGCTCGGGCAACTCAGCTATCTGGCTGAAAAAGCCAGCGACACGCAGCGTGTGCTTGGGCTTGATTCCCGGCTGCAGGCTGTTTCCGGGCAAACAACCGAGCGGGTATTGCTGCTGCAAAAGATTAAGCAGGCCATAGACGAAGAAGCCTTTCAGCTCTACGCGCAGCCCATTGTCGACGGTGAAGGGAAGGGCTATCACGAAATCCTCAGTCGGCTGGTGATTGGCGGGCAGAACATTACCCCGGATAAATTTATTCCGATTGTCGCCGAATTTAACCTCAGCACCCGTTTTGACATGATGGTGATGAAGATGCTGCTGGCCTGGCTTGCAAAGCATCCAGGAGACGAGCAGCAGGTGCGTTTTTCTGTCAATTTAATGCCGCTCACGCTGATGCAAAAAGAGATTGCTCAACAGATTGTTGACCTGTTTGAGGTTTACAAGGTGCCGACCCGCGCTGTGGTCATAGAAGTCACGGAAGAACAGGCGTTTTCCAACTCGGAAACCTCTAATCAAAATATTGCTCTGCTGCGCGAGAAAGGTTTTAAGATTGCCATCGATGATTTCGGGACAGGCTACGCTAACTATGAGCGTCTGAAGAAGCTGCAGGCGGATATCATTAAGATAGATGGTTGCTTCGTCCGCGACATCACCAGCGATGTGATGGACAAGCTTATTGTGAAGTCCATTTGCAAACTGGCGGCGGCCAGGTCGCTCAGTGTTGTCGCAGAGTATGTTGAAACACAAGAGCAGCGCGATATTCTGCTGCAGCTTGGCGTCCAGTACCTGCAGGGGTATCTGGTGGGTAAACCCGAGCCTCTGCAGAAACTGAAGCACTGA